The following proteins come from a genomic window of Sphaerisporangium rubeum:
- a CDS encoding helix-turn-helix domain-containing protein codes for MERKSFSARALDAHTLKSFAHPTRLRLYELLDAGGPSTATRLAEHLHENTGVTSYHLRELAKHGMIEQVPGLGKGKEKYWRVTPGGYSVGPPPDDEPETASAIEILTDHVVHHRATELTRWREEESTLPPEWKEAGGLSRRSLRLTPEETITLSHQIQEILTTYRTLSDHRESETPLVPPPDTTRVVIHFDVLPAHPEGTPQ; via the coding sequence ATGGAACGCAAGAGCTTCTCCGCACGGGCCCTCGACGCTCACACGCTGAAGTCGTTCGCGCACCCCACTCGCCTCCGCCTGTACGAACTTCTCGACGCCGGCGGCCCCTCCACCGCCACCCGCCTGGCCGAACACCTGCACGAGAACACCGGCGTGACCAGCTACCACCTGCGCGAACTCGCCAAGCACGGCATGATCGAACAGGTCCCCGGCCTCGGCAAGGGCAAGGAGAAGTACTGGCGCGTCACCCCCGGCGGCTACTCCGTCGGCCCCCCACCCGACGACGAACCGGAGACCGCCTCCGCCATCGAGATCCTGACGGACCACGTGGTCCACCACCGAGCCACCGAACTGACCCGCTGGCGCGAGGAGGAATCCACCCTCCCCCCCGAATGGAAGGAAGCCGGCGGCCTCAGCCGCCGCTCCCTCCGCCTGACCCCCGAAGAGACCATCACCCTGTCCCACCAGATCCAGGAGATCCTCACCACCTACCGCACCCTCTCCGACCACCGCGAGTCCGAGACACCTCTCGTCCCACCCCCGGACACCACACGGGTCGTCATTCACTTCGACGTCCTCCCGGCCCACCCCGAGGGGACACCGCAGTAA
- a CDS encoding aromatic ring-hydroxylating oxygenase subunit alpha has protein sequence MTGTARGRTAPLDLDQVRAAVVPPGTMLPAAAYLSDDVLAFEREVILAGGWVCAGRSSDLGPRSRKAVAVGDDSVLLVRDEDGTLRGFSNVCRHRGHELLPCGSTATGRLITCPYHNWVYDLTGALRRVPRSGDAFDTGALGLVPAAVAEWHGFVFVNASGDAPPLPEYLAGLEEIVAPYEMERLTVAATHEYDLAANWKLAVENYHECYHCPAIHPELCRVSPPDSGDNHPPTGLWAGGSMTLVDGADTMSMTGASGGTHLRGITGTLRRKVEYIQLYPNLLLSMHPDYVMTHVLEPVTAGHTKVTCQWLFPPEAAGADPSYAVDFWDVTNRQDWEACEGVQRGVASRGYVPGPFAPEEEVTNQWIAWVGAAYLTGRLPAVERNEDVRRQ, from the coding sequence ATGACCGGCACGGCACGAGGACGCACCGCACCCCTCGACCTCGATCAGGTGCGTGCCGCCGTCGTCCCGCCAGGCACGATGCTGCCGGCCGCCGCGTACCTGTCCGACGACGTGCTCGCCTTCGAACGCGAGGTGATCCTCGCCGGCGGCTGGGTCTGCGCGGGACGGTCGTCCGACCTCGGGCCGCGCTCGCGCAAGGCGGTCGCCGTCGGCGACGACAGTGTGCTGCTGGTGCGCGACGAGGACGGCACCCTGCGCGGCTTCTCTAACGTCTGCCGGCACCGCGGCCACGAACTGCTGCCGTGCGGCTCGACGGCCACCGGCCGCCTCATCACCTGCCCCTACCACAACTGGGTCTACGACCTCACCGGCGCGCTGCGCCGCGTGCCGCGCTCCGGCGACGCCTTCGACACAGGCGCGCTCGGCCTGGTGCCGGCCGCCGTGGCGGAGTGGCACGGCTTCGTGTTCGTCAACGCCTCCGGTGACGCGCCGCCGCTGCCGGAGTACCTCGCGGGCCTTGAGGAGATCGTCGCGCCGTACGAGATGGAACGCCTCACGGTCGCCGCCACGCACGAGTACGACCTCGCGGCCAACTGGAAGCTCGCGGTGGAGAACTACCACGAGTGCTACCACTGTCCCGCCATCCACCCGGAGCTGTGCCGGGTGTCCCCGCCGGACAGCGGCGACAACCACCCGCCGACGGGGCTGTGGGCCGGCGGCAGCATGACCCTGGTGGACGGCGCCGACACCATGTCGATGACCGGCGCGTCCGGCGGGACGCACCTGCGGGGGATCACCGGCACGCTGCGGCGCAAGGTCGAGTACATCCAGCTCTATCCGAACCTGCTGCTCAGCATGCACCCCGACTACGTCATGACCCACGTGCTCGAACCGGTCACCGCGGGACACACCAAGGTCACCTGCCAGTGGCTGTTCCCGCCGGAGGCGGCCGGCGCCGACCCCTCGTACGCGGTGGACTTCTGGGACGTCACCAACCGCCAGGACTGGGAGGCGTGCGAAGGCGTGCAGCGCGGCGTCGCGTCCCGCGGCTACGTGCCGGGCCCGTTCGCCCCCGAGGAGGAGGTCACCAACCAGTGGATCGCCTGGGTCGGCGCCGCATACCTGACCGGCCGGTTGCCGGCGGTCGAAAGGAACGAAGATGTCCGTCGCCAGTGA
- a CDS encoding ABC transporter permease, translating into MTTHDVRRHEHPPRGPRPRVREERSRRRAVRRGPVVLATLTWLYVAWSLLPVLVAVQFSFNAGRSRSTWQGFSLRWYAGDPASVAADPGLHTALVNSLVLAALTTLVATPLGVALAIGLARWRGRTGRAAGGLMLLPLATPEIVMGSALYLVFTNLYLFVPLGRPAMVLGHVTFSVSYVVIIVRSRLASIGDEYETAARDLGASRLQALRLVVLPLLTPAVFASAMIVFASSMDDFVISAFLSPDASSVTVPIKLYSAVRTAPTPALNALATLLLAASALALVLAWLVLRRRGSTAALRDMASM; encoded by the coding sequence ATGACGACCCACGACGTACGACGCCATGAGCACCCGCCGCGCGGACCACGACCGCGCGTTCGCGAGGAGCGTTCCCGGCGCCGTGCCGTCCGCCGCGGCCCCGTGGTCCTCGCCACCCTCACCTGGCTGTACGTCGCCTGGTCGCTCCTCCCCGTCCTCGTCGCCGTGCAGTTCTCCTTCAACGCCGGCCGCTCACGCAGCACCTGGCAGGGCTTCTCCCTGCGCTGGTACGCCGGCGACCCGGCGTCTGTCGCCGCCGACCCCGGCCTGCACACCGCGCTCGTCAACAGCCTGGTCCTCGCGGCCCTGACCACCCTGGTCGCCACCCCGCTCGGCGTGGCCCTGGCCATCGGCCTGGCCCGGTGGCGCGGCCGCACCGGCCGCGCGGCCGGCGGCCTGATGCTGCTGCCGCTCGCCACCCCCGAGATCGTCATGGGCAGCGCGCTCTACCTGGTGTTCACCAACCTCTATCTGTTCGTGCCGCTCGGCCGTCCCGCCATGGTCCTCGGCCACGTCACGTTCTCCGTCTCCTACGTCGTGATCATCGTCCGTTCGCGCCTGGCGTCCATCGGCGACGAGTACGAGACCGCGGCCCGCGACCTCGGCGCCTCGCGCCTGCAGGCGCTGCGCCTGGTCGTGCTCCCCCTGCTCACCCCCGCCGTCTTCGCCAGCGCCATGATCGTGTTCGCGTCCTCCATGGACGATTTCGTGATCAGCGCCTTCCTGTCCCCCGACGCGTCCTCGGTGACCGTCCCCATCAAGCTGTACAGCGCCGTCCGCACCGCCCCCACCCCAGCGCTCAACGCGCTGGCGACCCTGCTGCTCGCCGCCTCCGCTCTGGCCCTTGTCCTCGCCTGGCTCGTCCTGCGCCGCCGGGGCTCGACCGCCGCCCTACGGGACATGGCCTCGATGTGA
- a CDS encoding helix-turn-helix domain-containing protein: protein MSGFQEARVTLGAQLRHLRETAQMSGKDLAARLGWQASKVSRIENARQSASEEDVVVWGQAVEAPPEVMDALIAQAVSLIERQDSWRQRHKSGLAALQEDVRDLESRTLLFRVFEPGVIIGLLQTAEYARHIFSKVRRVQGVGDDVDAAIRVRMRRQDILYDPERRFHFLMPEAVLRYRLAPDDVMRGQLDRLLAVTTLPNVEFGLIPFGAELPSALLNGFWIYNESLVGVATRTKELLLRDPEEVAFYAAAFEELRAASVFHEQARELIVRVLVEYSSQSTP, encoded by the coding sequence TTGAGCGGCTTTCAGGAGGCGCGGGTTACTTTAGGCGCGCAGCTCCGGCACCTGCGTGAGACCGCGCAGATGTCCGGGAAGGATCTCGCGGCGCGGCTCGGCTGGCAGGCGTCCAAGGTGTCGCGGATCGAGAACGCGCGGCAGAGCGCGTCCGAGGAGGACGTGGTCGTCTGGGGGCAGGCGGTGGAGGCGCCGCCGGAGGTGATGGACGCGCTGATCGCGCAGGCGGTGTCGCTGATCGAGCGGCAGGACTCCTGGCGGCAGCGGCACAAGTCGGGGCTCGCGGCCCTGCAGGAGGACGTGCGCGACCTGGAGTCCCGCACGTTGCTCTTCCGGGTGTTCGAGCCGGGGGTGATCATCGGGCTGCTCCAGACGGCCGAGTACGCGCGGCACATCTTCAGCAAGGTGCGGCGGGTGCAGGGGGTCGGGGACGACGTGGACGCGGCGATCCGGGTGCGGATGCGCAGGCAGGACATCCTGTACGACCCCGAGCGCCGGTTCCACTTCCTGATGCCGGAGGCCGTGCTGCGGTACCGGCTGGCGCCGGACGACGTGATGCGCGGTCAGCTCGACCGGCTGCTGGCGGTGACGACGCTGCCGAACGTCGAGTTCGGGCTCATCCCGTTCGGCGCGGAGCTGCCGTCGGCGCTGTTGAACGGGTTCTGGATCTACAACGAGTCGCTGGTCGGGGTGGCCACGCGCACCAAGGAGTTGCTGCTGCGCGACCCCGAGGAGGTGGCGTTCTACGCGGCGGCGTTCGAGGAACTGCGCGCGGCCTCGGTCTTCCATGAGCAGGCCCGCGAGCTCATCGTCCGCGTACTTGTGGAGTACTCCTCACAATCGACGCCTTGA
- a CDS encoding FAD-dependent oxidoreductase yields the protein MDRSDRTATTYDAIIVGGGHNGLVAAAYLARTGLRPLVLEARAVTGGAATTETPWGPEFKVTALSYVMSLMPPTILNDLRLAEHGYRVVPMGPDFMPFPDGRSLMLTGDERHDHAELSVFGRGDADAMPRYEAWLRGVGDVLAPLLMKTPPNVGSMRPRDLMGQLRLAWAMRGLRTRGAADAVRLFTMSISDLLDEWFESPQVKGTMAINGVIGTWAGPAEPGTAYVMMHHTIGDVGDGKMGSWGYPIGGMGAVSAAIRRSAEAFGAHVLTDAKVERIAVRGGRVTGVALADGREFTAPVVVAATHPRITFLDQIERAELPDDFVADIERWRSRSGVVKINVALSRLPRFASRPDLAPEQLSGSVELCHDLEYVERAFQDAREGRPAAAPFSDSVIPSILDPSLCPPGTHVMSMFTQWVPHTWSAEPHEAELDAYADRVIGLYDDLAPGFKASVLHRQVIGPHRMEQQYGLVGGNIFHGELSADQLFHLRPAPGYAGYTTPVRGLYQCSSATHGGGGVTGIAGYLCSQRILRDRRWRR from the coding sequence GTGGACCGGAGCGACCGAACAGCAACCACCTACGACGCGATCATCGTCGGTGGCGGGCACAACGGGCTCGTCGCCGCCGCCTACCTCGCGCGGACGGGGCTGCGGCCCCTCGTGCTGGAGGCCCGCGCCGTCACCGGCGGCGCCGCCACCACCGAGACGCCATGGGGACCGGAGTTCAAGGTCACCGCACTGTCGTACGTGATGAGCCTCATGCCCCCCACGATCCTGAACGACCTGCGGCTGGCCGAGCACGGCTACCGGGTCGTCCCCATGGGCCCCGACTTCATGCCGTTCCCGGACGGCAGGTCGCTGATGCTCACCGGGGACGAGCGCCACGACCACGCCGAGCTGTCGGTGTTCGGCCGCGGGGACGCCGACGCCATGCCGCGGTACGAGGCGTGGCTGCGCGGCGTCGGCGACGTGCTCGCGCCTCTGCTGATGAAGACCCCGCCGAACGTCGGCTCCATGCGGCCGCGTGACCTGATGGGCCAGCTGCGGCTGGCGTGGGCCATGCGGGGGCTGCGCACGCGCGGCGCGGCGGACGCGGTCCGGCTGTTCACCATGTCGATCTCCGACCTGCTCGACGAGTGGTTCGAGTCGCCACAGGTCAAAGGCACCATGGCGATCAACGGCGTCATCGGCACGTGGGCCGGGCCGGCCGAGCCCGGCACGGCGTACGTCATGATGCACCACACCATCGGTGACGTCGGCGACGGCAAGATGGGGAGCTGGGGGTACCCGATCGGCGGCATGGGTGCGGTGTCGGCCGCGATCCGCCGGTCCGCGGAGGCGTTCGGCGCGCACGTGCTCACCGACGCCAAGGTGGAACGCATCGCCGTGCGCGGCGGACGGGTCACCGGTGTCGCGCTCGCCGACGGCCGTGAGTTCACCGCGCCGGTCGTGGTGGCCGCCACCCACCCGAGGATCACGTTCCTCGATCAGATCGAGCGGGCCGAACTGCCGGACGACTTCGTGGCCGACATCGAGCGGTGGCGGTCGCGCAGCGGCGTCGTGAAGATCAACGTAGCCCTGTCGCGGCTGCCGCGGTTCGCCTCGCGGCCCGATCTCGCGCCGGAGCAGCTCAGCGGGTCGGTGGAGCTGTGCCACGACCTGGAGTACGTCGAGCGGGCCTTCCAGGACGCGCGCGAGGGACGTCCCGCCGCGGCGCCGTTCTCCGACAGCGTCATCCCCTCCATCCTCGACCCGAGCCTGTGTCCGCCAGGCACGCACGTCATGTCGATGTTCACGCAGTGGGTGCCGCACACCTGGTCGGCCGAGCCGCACGAGGCGGAGCTCGACGCGTACGCCGACCGGGTGATCGGGCTGTACGACGACCTGGCCCCCGGCTTCAAGGCGTCGGTGCTGCACCGGCAGGTCATCGGGCCGCACCGGATGGAACAGCAGTACGGCCTGGTCGGCGGCAACATCTTTCACGGCGAGCTGTCGGCCGACCAGCTCTTCCACCTGCGGCCGGCCCCCGGGTACGCCGGCTACACCACGCCGGTGCGCGGCCTGTACCAGTGCTCGTCGGCCACGCACGGCGGCGGCGGGGTCACCGGCATCGCCGGGTACCTGTGCTCACAGCGGATCCTGCGCGACCGGAGGTGGCGACGATGA
- a CDS encoding DinB family protein, translated as MVRSDIPEAWDERAVLERLLDYTRATVRAKCEGLSEEGARSAPLGTSPLMSISGLVSHLRWVEYSWIQVRLFGEDDHGPWTDDDPDREMRIGVEIPLARLLAEYEEQAERYRGLLREVSLDTWARKPTREGHIVNLRWIYHHLIEETARHNGHIDILREMADGVTGD; from the coding sequence ATGGTGCGGAGTGATATTCCTGAGGCGTGGGACGAGCGGGCCGTGTTGGAGAGGCTGCTTGACTACACGCGGGCCACGGTGCGTGCGAAGTGTGAGGGGTTGTCGGAGGAGGGTGCGCGGAGTGCGCCGCTCGGGACGTCGCCGTTGATGTCGATCAGTGGGCTGGTGAGTCATCTGCGGTGGGTGGAGTACTCGTGGATCCAGGTGCGGCTGTTCGGTGAGGACGATCACGGGCCGTGGACGGATGACGATCCGGATCGGGAGATGCGGATCGGGGTGGAGATTCCGCTGGCGCGGTTGCTGGCGGAGTACGAGGAGCAGGCCGAGCGGTACCGGGGGTTGTTGCGGGAGGTGAGCCTGGACACGTGGGCCAGGAAGCCGACCAGGGAAGGACATATCGTCAATCTGCGGTGGATCTACCACCATCTGATCGAGGAGACGGCCCGGCACAACGGGCACATCGACATCCTTCGCGAGATGGCGGACGGGGTGACCGGGGACTGA
- a CDS encoding polyamine ABC transporter substrate-binding protein — protein sequence MPPHPRDPLNRRLFLQVAGLTTLTGLAAACGGERPGRRAAAASAVPLSRPTSPATLPLHADVPAVASGLEPEKGGTLKLLNYAEYISPDVCKAFGKEHGVEVEVTVFTTMDEMIAKLRTAGEGFDVCFPTPDVIAKAAVGKLLQPLNASYLPHLAGVWPQLRDPFYDKGSRYTVPYNAYTSGIGYRADRVKSLPSNGYDLLWDAAYKGKSYVIDDAREGLALAMLRNGVTDINTEDPAKIKQAGAWLAELIPRTGVKVGISAYQLVAEGQATVHHCWSGDMINAQAYLPKGVDAEVLGYWYPDASLGVVGTDTMAVPRNATKPVLAHMFIDHLLDPKVAEQNFSYTGYQPALTAITPEKMVTDGFVTEQLKSTIVTPDVYARSLQILQISPPAEALWNDAWAAFKAGR from the coding sequence ATGCCCCCCCACCCACGCGACCCACTGAACCGGCGCCTGTTCCTGCAGGTCGCAGGGCTGACCACGCTGACAGGTCTCGCCGCGGCGTGCGGCGGGGAACGACCGGGACGCCGCGCCGCCGCCGCGTCCGCCGTGCCGCTGAGCCGTCCCACCTCCCCCGCGACGCTGCCGCTGCACGCCGACGTGCCGGCCGTCGCGAGCGGCCTCGAGCCGGAGAAGGGCGGCACGCTCAAGCTGCTCAACTACGCCGAGTACATCTCTCCTGACGTGTGCAAGGCGTTCGGCAAGGAGCACGGCGTCGAGGTCGAGGTCACCGTGTTCACCACGATGGACGAGATGATCGCCAAGCTGCGCACCGCAGGCGAGGGCTTCGACGTGTGCTTCCCCACGCCGGACGTCATCGCCAAGGCCGCCGTCGGCAAGCTGCTCCAGCCGCTCAACGCGTCCTACCTGCCGCACCTCGCCGGGGTCTGGCCGCAGCTGCGCGACCCGTTCTACGACAAGGGCTCGCGGTACACCGTGCCGTACAACGCCTACACCTCCGGCATCGGCTACCGCGCCGACCGGGTGAAGAGTCTGCCGTCCAACGGGTACGACCTGCTGTGGGACGCCGCGTACAAGGGGAAGTCGTACGTCATCGACGACGCGCGCGAGGGGCTGGCGCTGGCGATGCTGCGCAACGGGGTCACCGACATCAACACCGAGGACCCCGCCAAGATCAAGCAGGCCGGCGCGTGGCTGGCCGAGCTGATCCCCCGCACCGGCGTCAAGGTCGGCATCTCCGCCTACCAGCTCGTCGCCGAGGGCCAGGCCACCGTGCATCACTGCTGGTCCGGCGACATGATCAACGCGCAGGCGTACCTGCCGAAGGGTGTGGACGCCGAGGTGCTCGGCTACTGGTACCCCGACGCGTCCCTCGGCGTGGTCGGCACCGACACCATGGCTGTGCCGCGCAACGCCACCAAGCCGGTGCTGGCGCACATGTTCATCGACCACCTGCTCGATCCCAAGGTCGCCGAGCAGAACTTCTCCTACACCGGCTATCAGCCGGCGCTCACCGCCATCACGCCGGAGAAGATGGTGACCGATGGATTCGTGACAGAACAGCTCAAATCCACCATTGTTACCCCTGACGTCTACGCGCGCAGCCTGCAGATCCTCCAGATCAGCCCACCCGCCGAAGCCCTGTGGAACGACGCCTGGGCCGCGTTCAAGGCCGGACGCTGA
- a CDS encoding aspartate aminotransferase family protein, whose product MSVASETVADRDLALLDTLIEAEESVFLARTAESRRVRAASADVLPGGVASNWQDAPPGAVWISHGAGSRVVDVDGTSYVDLHGGFGVGLAGHAHPAIVAAVSDRVRKGTHFAQPTEDAVVVARELARRFGVPLWRFGNSGTESTMDAVHLMRAATGRMKIIKVEGTYHGHHDSVQVSVYPGPEERGPAGRPYSVPVGPAVPPALAQLTLVVPFGDLEPVERLLVENPGEIAGMIIEPIMMNIGLIAPPDGYLAGLKALLHRHGAYLAYDEVKTGLAVSQGGATQWSGVVPDLICLAKALAGGIPCGAIGGVPELMGIIADGTYEQVGTFNGNPLTMAAARAMLFDILDDAAYRHFERLRRVMSDGAEEILHRYGLPGHVRSYGAKGAVVFHDRPLRDYRDFVAYPDQWGNAHWLYQHNGGVFLPPWGKCEQWTVSVQHTEADVRRFVVNLERMAAHLRPS is encoded by the coding sequence ATGTCCGTCGCCAGTGAGACCGTCGCCGACCGGGACCTAGCCCTGCTGGACACACTGATCGAGGCCGAGGAGTCGGTCTTCCTGGCCCGCACCGCCGAGTCGCGCCGCGTGCGCGCCGCCAGCGCGGACGTCCTGCCTGGCGGCGTCGCCTCCAACTGGCAGGACGCGCCACCCGGCGCGGTGTGGATCTCCCACGGCGCGGGGTCGCGGGTCGTGGACGTGGACGGCACGTCGTACGTCGACCTGCACGGCGGCTTCGGCGTCGGCCTCGCCGGTCACGCGCACCCGGCGATCGTGGCGGCCGTGTCCGATCGGGTACGCAAAGGCACGCATTTCGCGCAGCCCACCGAGGACGCGGTCGTGGTGGCGCGCGAGCTGGCCCGGCGGTTCGGGGTGCCGCTGTGGCGGTTCGGCAACTCCGGCACCGAGTCCACCATGGACGCCGTGCACCTGATGCGGGCCGCCACCGGCCGTATGAAGATCATCAAGGTGGAGGGGACGTACCACGGTCACCACGACAGTGTGCAGGTGTCGGTGTACCCCGGCCCCGAGGAGCGCGGCCCGGCGGGACGGCCGTACTCGGTGCCGGTGGGGCCCGCGGTGCCGCCGGCGCTGGCGCAGCTCACGCTGGTCGTGCCGTTCGGCGACCTGGAGCCGGTGGAACGGCTGCTGGTGGAGAACCCCGGCGAGATCGCCGGCATGATCATCGAGCCGATCATGATGAACATCGGGCTCATCGCACCGCCGGACGGCTACCTGGCCGGGCTGAAGGCGCTGCTGCACCGGCACGGCGCGTACCTGGCGTACGACGAGGTCAAGACCGGGCTCGCGGTGTCGCAAGGCGGGGCCACGCAGTGGTCCGGTGTGGTGCCGGACCTGATCTGCCTGGCCAAGGCCCTCGCCGGCGGCATCCCGTGCGGCGCGATCGGCGGGGTTCCCGAGCTCATGGGGATCATCGCCGACGGCACCTACGAGCAGGTCGGCACGTTCAACGGCAACCCGCTCACGATGGCCGCCGCGCGGGCCATGCTGTTCGACATCCTCGACGACGCGGCGTACCGGCACTTCGAGCGGCTGCGGCGCGTCATGTCCGACGGCGCCGAGGAGATCCTGCACCGGTACGGTCTGCCGGGTCACGTGCGGTCCTACGGAGCCAAGGGGGCCGTCGTGTTCCACGACCGGCCGCTGCGCGACTACCGCGACTTCGTGGCGTACCCCGACCAGTGGGGGAACGCGCACTGGCTGTACCAGCACAACGGCGGCGTGTTCCTGCCGCCGTGGGGCAAGTGCGAGCAGTGGACGGTGTCGGTGCAGCACACCGAGGCCGACGTGCGGCGCTTCGTCGTCAACCTGGAACGGATGGCGGCACACCTGCGTCCGAGCTGA
- a CDS encoding ABC transporter permease subunit, whose amino-acid sequence MRVTGRATARRGVARTGLWAALAAPGTLWLLALFAVPFYAVAAVAFGYTDPLFNAPIPEWDPRYWDVTTFGEVVQRSLTGDLRPVFLRTLLYVGVALTVCVLIGYPVAYYLARHAGRRKGLLLALVLAPWWINYITRMLAWLNLLQDDGYVNDLLMAGHLISEPVRWLSGNPYTVILALVYGYIPFFIVPLFSTLDRVDERLLEAARDLGCTGARAFWHVTLPLSRHGLMTAAAITALPMFGDYYTTTLVSGSPTTTMVGNQIEFYLLGGSRKELGASLVLILSALLMALMAYYLIATRRAERDLT is encoded by the coding sequence GTGAGGGTGACCGGACGCGCGACGGCGCGGCGCGGCGTGGCGCGCACCGGGCTGTGGGCCGCGCTCGCGGCACCCGGCACGCTGTGGCTGCTGGCGCTGTTCGCGGTGCCGTTCTACGCGGTGGCCGCCGTGGCGTTCGGCTACACCGACCCGCTGTTCAACGCGCCGATCCCCGAGTGGGACCCGCGCTACTGGGACGTCACGACGTTCGGCGAGGTCGTACAGCGCAGCCTCACCGGCGACCTGCGGCCGGTGTTCCTGCGCACCCTGCTGTACGTCGGCGTCGCGCTCACCGTGTGCGTACTGATCGGCTACCCGGTGGCCTACTACCTGGCCCGGCACGCCGGCCGCCGCAAAGGCCTGCTGCTCGCGCTGGTGCTCGCGCCGTGGTGGATCAACTACATCACGCGCATGCTCGCCTGGCTCAACCTGCTGCAGGACGACGGCTACGTCAACGACCTGCTCATGGCGGGCCACCTGATCAGCGAGCCGGTGCGCTGGCTGTCCGGCAACCCGTACACCGTGATCCTCGCGCTGGTCTACGGCTACATCCCGTTCTTCATCGTCCCGCTGTTCTCCACCCTCGACCGGGTCGACGAGCGCCTGCTCGAGGCCGCGCGCGACCTCGGCTGCACCGGCGCTCGCGCGTTCTGGCACGTCACCCTGCCGCTGTCCCGCCACGGCCTGATGACCGCCGCCGCCATCACGGCACTGCCGATGTTCGGCGACTACTACACCACCACCCTGGTCTCCGGCTCCCCCACCACCACCATGGTCGGCAACCAGATCGAGTTCTACCTCCTCGGCGGTTCCAGGAAGGAACTCGGCGCCTCCCTCGTGCTGATCCTCTCCGCTCTGCTGATGGCCCTCATGGCCTACTACCTCATCGCCACCCGCCGCGCGGAACGCGACCTCACATGA